The Candidatus Krumholzibacteriota bacterium sequence GGGCGCATCTCGCGCGAACGCCGGGGCGCTACGACGTCGTCATCCTCGGCCTGCCGCCGCCGCTCACCCTCCTGGCGAACCGATGCTTCACCGCGGAATTCTTCGCCGCGGCCGGCCAGGCGCTCTGTCCCGGGGGGATCGTCTGCTGCCGGCATCCGGCCGCGGAGAATTTCGTCTCGGCCGCCGAGGCGCGGGTCCTCGGAACGCTCGATCGCACGATTTGTTCGGCGCTCGGCGGGACGCTTTTTTTGCCGGGAGCCTGGATCGTCGCGCCGGCGGATTTCGTCAAAGCCGACACGATACTCGCGCGGCTCGAAAGCCGGGGCGTCGAGGCGGAGTTCCTCACGCGGGGCGATCTGCCCTACCGCTTCTCGCCCGAGCGGCTCGCATGGTTCAGGACGTCGGTCGACGGCGGGCGTGGAGGGGCGCTCAACACGGACGCGCGGCCCGTCCTGCCCCTCCAGGAGCTCGCGCTCGAGGGTCGGCGGATCGGTTCGACCGCCGTCGCGGCCATCGGCGATCTCGCCGGGATCGATCCCCGGCTGCCGCCCGCGGCACTCGGCCTGGTCGTTTTTGTCGTCTTCATCGCCTCCCTGCGCCGGGGCCGTGCCGCCGGTGCGGCGATCTGGGGCGTCGGCCTCGCCGGGTTCCTCGCGCAGATCGTCGTCCTGCTCGCTTTCCAGTCGAGGTCGGGGCTCCTGTACCACGGATTCGTTCTTCTCACCGCGCTCTTCATGGCGGGCGCGGCCGCCGGCGCGATCATCTCCATTCGCGGCGGCTTCTCGGGCCGGGGGTACCTGAGACTGCTGCACGCGCTCTTCCTGCTCCACGCCGCGGCACTCGCGTGGTGGGTCGTCTCGCCGTCGCCGGCGGGGGGCGCGGGACCCGCTCCCTTCATTCTCGCCGCGGCGCTCGGCATGCTCACCGGCGCCTATTACCCGGCGGTCGTCGCGGAAGCGTATCCCGGCGGCGCCACGCCGCCGGCCCTCTTCTATTCGCTGGATCTCTTCGGCGCCTGCATCGGCGCGCTGGCCGGGGGGATCGTGCTCGTGCCCGTGTCGGGATTCGAAGGCACGATCCTTCTCGTCGCCGGCATCCACGCGGCGGCAGCCGTCATCGTGGCCGGTCGGTGGTGAGGGGGTTCAGCGCAGGCCGAGCCCGCGTTCGGAGAAGACATCGGCCGAGAAGACCTCGATGACGGTTCCCTCTTTTCGCCACGCTCCCGGTTCGAGGCCGGCCTTCACGCAGGTCTGGTCGAGGAAGCGTTCGCGGTCCCAGTTCCACTCGACGGCGACCTGCGGCAGGAGGAGGCCTCGATGGGAGCCGCGGGTGATGATGATCCCGTGCCTGCCGACCTCGACGCGACCGGGGTCGGCGATCCTGACGACGGGGCTCAAGACGGAGATCTCGATCTCGATACCGTCGATCTCGTCAGCCGTCACGGGAGGGAAGCGGTAGTCGTCGAAGGCGGCGGCGACGGCCATCTCGCTGATCGTGTCGGCGAGGGGTTTGACCGCCTCGATGTACCCGATGCAGCCGCGAAGCCGGCCGCCCTTCTTCAGCGTGACGAAGCCGCCTCGCTTCTCGCCGAGGACGTTCGAGGCGGGCCGTTCGGGGAGGGGCGCGTCGTCGCCGAGCGCACGTGCGATCGTTCGCCGGGCGAGGCGAAGAAGGAACCGGCGGGTGCCGTCGTCGAGACCCGCGTCGTCCCCGGGGGCGCCCCGCGAAGAAGAGCGCTTCGTTCCTTGCGGTTCCTCGTCGCCGGTTGATCCGGCTGCGATCATCGCTGCGGAAACGTACCCGACGACGCTCGAGTGGTCTCCCGTCACGTCCCCCGACGTCGCGTAGGCGAGGACGTCGCACCGCGATGCGCCGAGTCGGCCGGCGGCGATCATCGCCGCCGCAGTCGGTCCGCCGCCGCACGCTTCCGTGCCGCCGGAGGAGAGCGAGGAGAGGAGCTGTTCAACCGAGAAGCCGCGGAGGCCGTCGAGGAAGACGCCGTCGAGCCTGCCGGCCTCCCGTCCGGCGTGGAAATGGGAGAGGTCCGTGCTCGCCACGATCAGCGCGTTCCGACCGGCGAGGGCCTCGCCGAGGGCCTCGCCGAGGATGCGGACGTTCGATGCGCTCTGGTCGCCCATGACGATCGCCACGAGGTCGAACTGGCCGAGCGCCACCTGGAGGAAGGGGAGCTGCACCTCGAGGGAGTGCTCGCCGCGGCCGCCGGCGACGACGCGATGCCCTTCCATCGCCGCGCGGACGCGACCGCCCGTTCCGGCGAGCAGCTCGACGATCTCCCTGTTCACCGGGATCGCGCCGAGCGGCGTCTCGTAGGCCGCGCCGGGGAAGACGGACGAGAAATCGAAGTATTCGACGTGGCAGGGGGAGATGACGACGACCGTCTCGTAGGAGCGCCCGCGGATGAGTCGGTAGCCGTGCGCCGCGACAGCGCCCGAATACTGGTAGCCGGCGTGCGGGGAGACGAGGGCGACGACGCGCCCGCCGACATCGGCGGCGCCAACGGCGTCGAGATACCCCTCGATGTCCCGCCTCAGTCGCACGGGGTCCCCGGGGTAGAATTGGCCCGCGACGACCGGCGGGCGCACGGTGCGTTCCATCGTCCCCTCTTCTCCTTTCGCGGCGTTCGCGGAGACGGCGATTGCCGCCGCCGCGAAGACCGCCGCTCCGACGATGCATCCTCTCATTCCCAGACTCCCGGCACCGCCGCGCCGCACGCGGCGCACCTGCCTTCCCGGATGGCCGTCGCGACCACGCGGTACCCGCTTCTCGATACTACCGTCTTCCCGCAGGCGGGGCAACAGGTGTTCTCCGCCTCGCCGTGGGGGACGTTGCCGATGTAGACGTAGCGCATTCCCGCCTCCATCGCGGCGTCCCGTGCGCGCTCGAGCGTCTCGACGGGGGTCGGTGGAAGGTCGCTGAGACGGTAGTGGGGGAAGAAGCGCGAGAAGTGCAGCGGAACGTCGGGGCCGGCGT is a genomic window containing:
- the amrB gene encoding AmmeMemoRadiSam system protein B, with protein sequence MRGCIVGAAVFAAAAIAVSANAAKGEEGTMERTVRPPVVAGQFYPGDPVRLRRDIEGYLDAVGAADVGGRVVALVSPHAGYQYSGAVAAHGYRLIRGRSYETVVVISPCHVEYFDFSSVFPGAAYETPLGAIPVNREIVELLAGTGGRVRAAMEGHRVVAGGRGEHSLEVQLPFLQVALGQFDLVAIVMGDQSASNVRILGEALGEALAGRNALIVASTDLSHFHAGREAGRLDGVFLDGLRGFSVEQLLSSLSSGGTEACGGGPTAAAMIAAGRLGASRCDVLAYATSGDVTGDHSSVVGYVSAAMIAAGSTGDEEPQGTKRSSSRGAPGDDAGLDDGTRRFLLRLARRTIARALGDDAPLPERPASNVLGEKRGGFVTLKKGGRLRGCIGYIEAVKPLADTISEMAVAAAFDDYRFPPVTADEIDGIEIEISVLSPVVRIADPGRVEVGRHGIIITRGSHRGLLLPQVAVEWNWDRERFLDQTCVKAGLEPGAWRKEGTVIEVFSADVFSERGLGLR